The Syngnathus scovelli strain Florida chromosome 7, RoL_Ssco_1.2, whole genome shotgun sequence DNA window tgattttttttttttctgtcactgtCCAATTATTATCACTTTAAGCCAAGACAGTAAATGTAAGACTGCGGAATTGACCAAGCCTCATTTGCATATACTCGTCATATTGTAATTAGCACTTAAGCGCCGTCGTCTAGTATCGATTTGGCTTCTGTTCTCGCTACAAGCGGCGCGCTAAACTGATGATGCAAGTGGGAAGAGAACAGATGCAAGACTCGTTGCCGCCCCGAGCCGTCCAATCACTCATTACTAAGTgttctaaaacaaaaaagaataatGATTGCTAGCTCCTGTGACTTCATTAGCTGGGATTGGATGACAGCGCGGGAAACGAGGCGGCGGCGGGTCTCAAAAGCGGAAAACTCTGAAGTGAATCTTTGTTGCATTTCTGCGTGTGTGCACTTTGCGTCCACGTCTGATGTTGTTTTGCACCCACACTAATGAAATTCGCTCTTGTTGTCTTATGAGAGCCACGCCGTGACTCACCGACCGACACGTGGTCGGGAAAGTGAGACAGCTTGGAGTGCTTTCATCCTGGCTTGCTCACATCACCATCCCGTCAAACGCTCGCCGTTTGCTGCCTATTAAACGCTTGCGTCAGCGAGGCGAGCGTGCAGGCCACTTTCTCCCCGGTGGCCTTTCCTAGCCAATTATGTTATTtgaaggagggaaaaaaaaatccaatcagcAGCTAATTCAAGGGATAACGACATATTTGGCGGTGTCAGGCCGTGCATTTGGTACCTGGGCCAGTTGCGCCTCCATTTTGTGATGGGCAGCAGGACTAGCTTCACTTCTTTTGCTAATTGGCTGTCATTAGGAAATCGAGCTGGCCATTTTGTCTTAGACTCTTGACTTAACTTGACTTGAACTTGAGACACAATGACCAACATACTTGATTGTTGTCAGTTTCATATTTTGacttcaaaaataaaatgctacaTTATTTAGTTACGGTTAGCTAGCGCACGCCGGGAATGTCATGATTGGTGAGTCACCTGTCAATCAGCAAATAGCACTGTCACGATTGGAGGATTCGCCTGTCAATCATTTGGAAGCCAATTCGACAAGCTCACGAGGGGTGCAGACTTTCCGCTATAAAAAGTACAGCAAGAAGACCAATTCTGCCTTCTAACATCCTTAGCCTTTTGGTAAACAGCTAACGTTAGCTTGATACGATCTAAAGTTCAGAACTCGTTTGACTCATAGACAGGAGACCCTTTCAAAAATTGAAATACGCTTGTACAGGTGACCTAAACGAGCCAATCGTGTCATGATTCGACCTTAATGCATTACGTGGCAGGCATTCCTGAATTGAAACCGGTTTTAGTTGGGTCAGACCGGGTCTCGTCTCAACATTACGCAGTCTGTCTGCCACCGGGTCACTGAGTTCGCCGCTGCGAGTCCAATTTGTACTTTCACCGACACTACTAGCTGCAAGGAGAATAAGCTATATTATAAGAAAATGGCATGTTCCAAATTGGTTGTTCATGGAAAAGTGGTCAGTGAAAATTGGCAATTCAAAGAAGAATAGCACAAAATCCTTGAAGTGCTCGTGGCGTGGATTTGCTGAAGCACAAGAAGCCTTTCTCAGACGCAGAAATGAGAAAAGAATGCACGACGGAAGTGATTTAGCAAAGAACAGGGTAGACAGGTAGAATGAAGCAAATCTCAAATTGCACTGGTGATTTATGCAAGCAGCTGTGTGATGGAATAAAAAATGCAGAGTGAATTTCCCGAGCTGCGGCTGAATCCACTGACCCCGCTGATAATGTTCATCTGATGCTCTTTGTGAGATGAGTCAAAAAGGAAACGCAGCGCGTTCGGCGTGTCGCAGTCAACATGGCATTTTAGTTAACTCTGTCATCGCTAATTTTGTGTTGGGATCtcgaaatgttttcttttcatattcGATTTTGACAAAGCTTATTTTTCCAGTTTATTTCAACTGCTGCATTTTTATTGGCGCTCATACAATTCATCAGTAGGATATAtttcgtttttatttttccccaattaaaacaaaataaatcagattATGTGAGTGTTGATTTTAATTGGAATTTGTCaattggatttttcttttttgcatgcTCTAATTGGGCTTCCAACAAATTAACTGTGGATGGAAATGCAAATGCAGTTTGCACACAAACGAAGATTCCATTAATTCccggcacacttttttttttccatcaacacATTTTCATCTAAGCCTATTATGATAAAGACAAACTTGAGTTTCGTAATTAACAGCTCCTCATGCTTCGATGTGTATCGAGCGTAATTTCGATTTCGCTCTTTTCCAACAGGTGGAGGAAATCCGAGGATTCATCGAGTCACTGGCGGAGAAAGTTGAGGAGGTGAAGAGGAAACACAGTGCCATCCTTGCGTCACCAAACCCTGATGAGAGTAAGACGAATTTTTCTTGGATTGTTTCATGAATTTGTCTACCACAGCAGTGTGTTAttttcgttttttgtttttttttaatttacgttGTAGTTGTCCATATTTCTAGCTAATttgcttattattattttttatttaattgattGGAGTATATTTGAGTTTCTTGTGACCATTATTGAACTTTATACTGACCAGTACATATTCGACCATTATTCCAAAACATCAATTTTACGATATGGCGGCTAGAAAGTGATCGCGAACACCAGCCTGCGTTTGGCCGCCGCTAGCATTAGCTTGACATCAGCTGTCATCCCATATCATCTGTCTGACATCACCTCCTCGCCACCCAATTTCCCTGCGAGGGATTCACTCTCCCGAGACTGGAGCTCCTAACCTAATGCCGTATCATTTTAAGCCTTATCCATGTTGCATTGATCTGATTATATTTCCCACGCCTTTAGTTATTCTTTTCGTCAAGACATGATTCATTTGACAAAATACTCGGTGTGAAACCTACTCTCATTTCGTTTAATATTTTCATGGCCATTTTGCGGAAGAGCAttcaacaaaatgaaaaagataTGCCGTCTTTAGAAAGTTGGGCGGTATCCAAGCTGTTTGCTGCCACCATTTACAAAAGACGTTTTTGTAAATGGGAAAcaatttgtcaaaaaaaatgCTCCTGTGGAGCCTCCAAGGAGAACAGCTCGTCCTGTTCCTGCCCACATGTTCATTATCAGTCGTAATCACCCTTCTTGCGATCTCATTCGTCTTTTCTCACACTTTCTCATTCTCACCAAGCTATAGATTCGGActctccatttaaaaaaaaaaaaaaaagaaaagagctgCTCCCCAAAAACCTCATTGACCTTCCTTCCTCTTGATCCCTCACCGCCGACCTGCCTGAGGAAACATCGATTCGCTTCCTAGGTCCAGGTGTGAGTCAGACGAGGCCTCTTTAACGAGTCCGACATACAGAGCTGCACCGTGTCTCGTCTACGATACcgatcaatgtgtgtgtgcgtacataCGTGTGCTATACGCGCATCAATCAGTAGCTGATGTCAGGATTGTTCGTTACTTAATAGTCCGCCCGGCCCTGAATCGCCATTTTACCGCCTCTAATGTAACTTACCATTGTGTTTCACCAATAACTTCCTGACATGTAATATTTCACCCCCATCAGCCTGTCAGAAGGCCAACGAGGCAGAAAAGAAGCAAGTATGACATGTATCCAGCTCGAAATGCCAGGTGTCTTAGCAGTCAGGAGAGAGAGAGTCCTTTTCATTATTAGAAGACATGCCACGGCATGAAAGAGGGATCGTGACATGGAGGCTTTCAGTCGAGCGGTAAATCACCTTTTTATAGATCCGTTGAGTCATCGTACATAAGAAGATTCAAACCAAATTGAATCTTTGCTCTGACCTTCTTGTACGGAGTTCCACTATTCGTAAAAAGTGCACCGATACTAAACGTCGATACCACCGGCCGTTTGGTATTTTGGACACCGCTGCTGGAAATTGTCCGTAAGAGTGAACGTTGGTGTTGTTTTATGCAAGTCGCTATTTGTCTGATTGTAAAATTCCAGAGGATTTAAACGGCTCTTGAATCGAATCTCATAAGAATCTCATATGCATATGTCAAGTGACTGTGTAATAATTGGCATGATAGGGTGTTGAACGTTTCGGTTTCGCTCATGGTTAATTGCATGCCCCGCCCCCCCAAGTCCAGCGTCATGACCTCAGGACCTCGTCCTTCACTCTCcttaaatgcccccccccccccccacagtgTCCTATGACTGAAATGCTAATTACAATGCATTTGCATATATTGAATAAAtgcacatccacacacacacacacacacacacacacacatagacttgTGTCATTTCTTGGCAGAAGCTAACTTGTGTTATATTTTTAGCTACATGACCAAAGTCTCATTTCCAGCCACTTAATTGCATTATGTACTGTTTTGATATTGGGGATTATTGGccttgtccacctttctttctcATTACCATGACGGATGATGTGACAGGCGATGGATTCTCTCACAAAAGGTCAGAAGTTATTGATGATTGGGTTTGCCAGAGAAGGGTCAGAGGCCTTCTCACTCCCCCGGGAGAGTTGAGAAGTTTAATAAAAGACAGACATGTGACTGTGGAGGAAAAAGCCTGAGGAGGCTTTGAATTTTTATCAAGTTAAAAGGAAAACACGCTGTGTGCTAGCAGTTAGCCTTAACTGACATTAAAAGTCAATTAATTTCAGGCACTGATGAAGCTAAGGGGGGGGGAGTAAGGATAAACCTCCCAAAAATAGAAACTACCCCAAAATTCGAGAGTAAAAATGCTGTGAAACATTCTttatatgaatttttttttaaaatacccaaaagtcaatgATCTAACCTGTATACCCATATTTCAGGAGGGGGGCAGTGCccctgcgcccccccccccccccccacagctCCGTCTGTGTTTCCAGCTGTTCAAAATCCATTGCAATTACGATGCAAATCATTTTTGTGTCGCATTCAAACATGAAAATGTGGACTTTTAGTCGCTTGTATTATTTCATATTGTCTCTTGTGCTGCCTTCCAGAAAATGAGtccacaaataaacacacactttGGGATTTCGCACAGCGTGATGTAAGAGGACAATTAGACTTTTattgttttctttattttcgTGCTTAAGTGTATGCAGTGGGGTAGTTCATTTATATATATGAAGTAAAGTAAGCAAAATAAAgtacaaataaataacaattaGGTCCAGCACTGCAACATTTCAGTGTGTTTTCCCAATGCCGATTATTTAACTGCCCCCACTTTCTAAACACTGCCGCTCGGCTCCTGAGTCATCAAGTCAACAGCTCGGGAGATACACGATTTTAATTGCAGTCTTTTGCTGGGGGGTGCTGAAAGCAACTGCCACCCCCTGAAGGCCGCATGCCAACACTCCCAACACCTTCCACAGAAACAAAGTGGCGATTGTGTGGTGGCTTTGTGAAGAAAGTAGATTTAATATTCACCAACCTTTATTGAAGGAATATTACAAATTCACCTCTTATTGCCCATCCCTGATGTAAGTGATTTTAAAAcatgattttaaaaataaaaaaataatttctgcTTAAGAAGCTAACTAAGCTAACTAAACACACAAACTGTAATAAATGTCCTTTCATTGATAATGTGTAGCATCCTCCTACTTCCCGTTTTGGGGCGCCCCCTTGAGGCCACCCCAGACACTTTAGTCGAAATATTTTCCTATATTGCATAAAAATAGTAGacccggcaaaaaaaaaaaaaaaaagtaaatcctCAATCTGTGTCTTACTATAGTTTTTTGCTTAAGAAATTAATCAACAACTAAACGTAGCAGTACTACCCCTCAAGCGGTCACGCGGAGGACACGCAAAGTCACTTTGCCTTGTAAATGTATGTAATGGAAGTGAGAACACGCTGAGTCATTAACACTTGCGTGAATCACTTTTGCGGCCCTCAATCGTTTCTGCTGCCTCTTAAAAACGGCCTTCCATCAGGCAACTTGTTAAGTGACGCACAGCAGGAGGATTTTAAATGAACAGTGACACGTCATGCTAAATTATGTAGCCGCCTTTTGTAGCATCCATTTCCCAGGGGGACTCAAAACTAatagtttaaaaaataattgactCTTGGAAATTTTGACCTTGTTGGTTTATGAAATGTTTCTTGATTGTGTAGTGAGTGGAAATAAAGCAAATAAAGGCTTTATTAACTGTACAGGCACAGTGTTGGTTTCTACCGTGAGAAGCTTTCAAAAGTTTCTTTTCGCCAGGCGCAGGAATTAGCATTTTGTCAATacagctaataataataataatgtgataGCTATTTTGAAGTGAGATGTGGGTGTATAAATTGCTGCAGGAGAGATTATAAGTGCTGAAATGGCAAAGTGATAGCAGCCTGCGCCTTCTATTAAGATTTTAATAGAGTAAACAGAGCGCTCTCGGTCAAAGCCTGAACGTTTGTTTGTGAAAGTAGCGAGCTAGCGTCTTGATAGCTAGCGGAAGGTCAGGTTTCACGCAGATCCACCTGCATGCGAGGGAACTGAATATAATTAGATCCGACACAAACACGACAAAATTCTACTCGGTCTGGCGAGATTTGACAGAGATTAAAAAAGCGTCGGAATGTATTGGATTGAATTTTTAATATTAAAGTTGATATGCTGCCAACTGGATTTCATTTGGCCATTGTAGAAGTTTGTGTATGAGGAAATAAAGAGCCGAAAACAACTTTGAATTGATCTTTTCAATACCTTTTGAAATGCTGCCTAACGTACCTAAAAATTAAGTGATAAATATGAAGTATAACATGTAGtattctaaaaatagctcattATGTTTACTAGGAAAGTCGTTAAAGTGATCATTTGTAAAATGAACATTTTTCCCTAGCAAGATATTATTATTCCTTTGCAGCTTGAGTTGATGTATCACTGTACTATTTATAACCTCATGGCTGCTAAAAATCGAGATTCCTTCAGGCACACTGAGAGCCTATTTGGCGGACAGCGCCGAGAAGTTCACTCACATGAACTGTGCTCATTATGTTTGATATTTTACACCAGTAAAATTGTCTCTAATGGCGTTTGAGTGTTCAGTAATCATTTCCCTTCGGGTCATCAAACTGTTTTTCCCATCCAATCGATTTGATGTCTCCGCTCCGATCCGATCCCCGtcgcaaagcaaaaaaaacagcaagcacCAAGTGATGAGGTCAGCCTTCAAAAAAAAAGCCCCGCCTGGACTCTCCAGAAGTCAATAAGCAGGGCAAACACACAAAGGACTAGTCATAGATTGACAGAGAAGAGACGGAGGACCGAGATAATACCGCGTCGGAAAAGGAGCAAATTAAGCGGCGTTACTGCGAAGGAATCTATGTAGGTCACGGTGGCCTGACTGAACGTTGACAATCATAGAGAAGGAGAGCTGATGGACTGTCTCTtctcggaaggaaggaaggatattGATAGTGAAGCTGATGTTTATCTGCTTTATCTATTTGACTCTCATGTACCATTAAGTAACAGTGGAAAAAAGATTATTGAGGAATTCCAGCAAGTTGTTGAATTGTGGAGCACCAGTGTAATTGTTCCTGCTAAGTGTTTTCACAAGTGGTGCCTGACTGATACGCCATCTGGAGGTCATGTTAGTAAATTGCACAAGTGGGACCGAAAGGGCAGACCAAATTAGTCATcccaagctatttttttttttttttaatttataaagCAGATGAATCACATTGCTTAATATCGGAGAGCTAATATTAAACCTTTGATTCTTCCACACCAAATTCATCTAAGCATGCTAGCTTATCCGGGATATATATAAATCAAATGTTTGGTGAGCCTTCTTGCTCCACTGCTGTGTGTTGTCTCCATCATTTTCTAGCCCAGCAGGAAACTTTTCCCCAGTTCACTTAATTTTGTCTCTCGTGCTCACACCGCACGCCTCCCCTTCCTTCCTCTTCTGCCACTTTGGAAACAATCTGAAGCTGGTGAGAGGCCCGGCTGTGCGCGTCGCCATAGCAACGCAGTATTAATGGCGGCAACAAGCGTGACCTAAAGATTCCATTCGAGGGCGTCAGGGAGAGGGACCAAGTGTGAAGCCGCAGCTCAATTGATTCCTCAATTTTGCCCTCTAATTTGCCTTGCTCGCACTTGTACTTGATTCATCAGCGAGTGCGCTCTTCTTTTCTTTGCCACGGCCAATTACGAGGCTCGATGGACACTTGATGGAGCAGGTTGGCCTCCCCTGTTTGGCAAGCGGGAGAGGGTCTAATCTGActcgctaacacacacacacaaacatggctGCTTTCtattccgactctgactgtgaCTCCGCTGACCTCATGAAGGGTTTCTATGGTTACACTCATCCATAACCTTACACCCCTGAGTTtgttgaaaagttgaaaaacaTCTTCAACAAATACGCTGCTGGTCACCACAAGCCCAACTCCCTTAATTGGTGAATATATTTGAGTGTTTGTAAAGTTactatacaattttttttattttattattatttttttttttcatctactGCCCCACTTCTCCTCATTAGGATCTCGCGTGAACTCGAACCGACATTTTAACGAGAGGTCAGGACTCATCGTCCGTCACTTATATTCAGCCTGTAAAACGTAAACTTTCAATTAATTGGAAGATGCAAATGACTGTGAGAGTAGTGTGCCACTTGAGAAACTTGTAAAGGTCGTTTTTCATGTTTACCAGTTTCCTGTGACTCATTATCATATGGAGATGTGGCTTTTTTTGTCATCAAGATGATAAATTACCTTCTTACAAATGGCAATTAATGCCCCAGGGTCGTTTGTTGAGTGCGTCAAagccattttttccccccaccttcctgtaaaaaaaaaaaaaaagcgttatcTTTGTATATAATTTGAGAACTTTTTATGGTTAACATTTACTCTTTTCCAAAATGAGGTCCGAGTCTAACCGGATGCAATGCAAGCATTTACCGTATTTACAGCGGAGCCATTTCCGCCAATGTGGCCACCGAATTTTCTCCATCGCAGTTATGAGCTATTAAATGAAAATCCCATTAGTACTTTAAAAGGGAAGCCGAGTGTTCAAGTTGGAAAGTAAGCATCAGCATTTAGTTTTGCAAATAATTCAAATATCTTAGAGCAGTCAGTGTATTTCAGTTTTCGATTTAaatattgttatttattcagaTTCGAAGGAAAGTCATTTTCTACCTAATTAAAAGTAACTGTGTGTGCATTGCATGGACGGCAAGAAGACAGCAGaggagcatgtttttttttttttttaagttgataCACTTGGAGTGTTTCGAGTGTGTCTCTGTGTTTGTCCATTTCTCCTCAGAAACAAAGGCCGAATTGGAAGATCTAATGGCGGACATCAAGAAACTGGCCAACAAAGTGCGCTCCAAATTAAAGAGTGAGTTCAATCCTGCAATCAATCCATTTTTTTCTGTATAAGAAATTGAATTGAAGATTTTTAAGAATTAAGACGTTTCTCATTTTTATATGTTCCAGGCATTTTGCACACTATCGAGCAGGAAGAAAGTCAGAACAGGTCGTCGGCCGATTTGAGGATACGCAAGACACAGGTAAGATATACATGTAGTGTGTGTGAGACATTTTGAAAGAAGAACAATCACCATAATTTTCACAATAATATCACTGATATTAAAAACCTCATTTCCAAGAGAACAAACCAAAATAGTATTGATATTATCATTTCTTTACAATTTATAGTTATGGTCTGTATTATTTATAATGTgtgatatttgaaaaaaaaaaacaatacgtgTGGTTCTAGCACTCGACATTGTCACGCAAGTTTGTGGAGGTGATGTCCGAGTACAACGCCACCCAGTCGGACTACAGGGAGCGCTGCAAGGGTCGCATTCAGAGGCAGCTGGAGATCAGTGAGTAGATATTTGTCACCTCGCTCCACCGTGACGAAGGTTTTCTATGATATATATAGTTCATGGTGAAAAGCCCACCCCGCCCTCTCACACCTAACAGAGAGGTAAACATTTCTCCCGTGCCATCTGCCAATGTGGAGCAACCAGGTTCAAATGTGTGAGCGCCACCTGTTATCTCGCAAAGACGGCACGTTGTCAAACAAGGCAGACGGAATGATTAGACGGTGGAGTAAGACGCAGGCTGATCCGATTCTCCTTTCCTCCCCTTAAGCGCCGACGGATCCTTTTGATTCGATTTGTCAGCTTGTGGAGCCACGAGGGATCTTGGTTGAGCTCACCTGTCGCAAGGGAAGGGATTAGACATGGACGCAGAATAGAAACGTCAGGGGAGATTTAAGAattacctaaaaaaaaacctaTTTTTTCAGAATAAAAGGGTAAAATGGTAAACCCACCACAAATTTCGAAGCAAGGATTTTCGGCAATGAGGTCGCAGCGtgattaaaagcaaaaaaaaaaagaggcagagAAGGTCCCCAACTCCTGTAAACTCCAGTAATAGTCGTTTCAGCAGAGCTCTGTCAAGTTCAATTAGCTTGATGCTAAAAGGAAATGAAAATCGCCATAGACTGGCTAGAAAATAGCATTCGTGTACTTTGTAAGAGTTTTACAAGGCTTTACCAACATATATTTGAAAAGAAGCAATGCATCGACACGTGTGGATAATCCAGGTATGAAATGCATGaataatatatcgacgataactgATGGAGCCAGTCCTGCGAGGCTCGACATTTGGCTGGAGAGGCTTTGAGTCGCCATGGTAACAAATAACCGCCTCCCTCAGAGCATTTGCGGGGATATGAGAGTAATGGAGAGTGGACATGGGCtggtgggagtgtgtgtgtgtgtgcatttgtgtgttggGAGCAATTTTATTTTTGGTTAACCCCGCTGAGTGACGTGACAACGATTAAAGGTGAGGAAGCGGGCGGAAGGTTATGGATACGAGATGAGGGATCACATCATAAAggttgtgtgcgagtgtgtgttgtCATTGTTGCTATTGGTCATGTGGAAATGGCAATGACATGCGAGATTTATTGCCACCTCCAAAAAGTTTATTAAGAATAAAATGCCACTGGTGATGATGCTGACTGGCTGCAAGTTGCTTTCTCACAAAAGAGCCCAGGAGAACACCTGAATGTATCTGAGCTAAGCGCTATCCTGACTTAGAAAGGAGGACACGTCTGCTGAAGGCCGTCAAGGTGTTGGAGGTGCAACGACCTCACTGATGATGCGTTTGAAGACATGCtgtaattttaaaatgtttcccAAGCTTGACCAGTTGAGTAGAATGAACAAGAATACAAATAACTTTATTCGTATAGCAACTTTTTAAAGTGaggttagaagaaaaaaaagtgcttcaATTTGTTTCTTGACACTACAAGTTGGAGTTTACTGTAAAATGAAACATGAAATCTCCTCTAGCTTAATGTTAAGACTCAATGAAAACAAATCTAGACTGGCTAATAAAACTAGCA harbors:
- the stx1a gene encoding syntaxin-1A isoform X4, with the translated sequence MKDRMQELRHGKETTEEEDEVAVGMDKGFMDEFFEQVEEIRGFIESLAEKVEEVKRKHSAILASPNPDEKTKAELEDLMADIKKLANKVRSKLKSILHTIEQEESQNRSSADLRIRKTQHSTLSRKFVEVMSEYNATQSDYRERCKGRIQRQLEITGRNTTNEELESMLESDNPAIFTSGIIMDNITQQAMNEIETRHNEIIKLENSIRELHDMFMDMAMLVESQR